TTTTATGAAAAACAGGGGCGACCACCCATGATGGACAGTGATGATTTTGACGAAGAGCTGTTGGCGATAGCGTTATCATCGATACAACACAACGCCGAGCAAAGAGATGTTTTGCTGGCACATGACCGCTTTGGCTTATTATAAAAGAGCATGAGAGAGCATGAGAGAGCATGAGAGAGTATATGACAGCACATCATGAACAGACCACCCCATCCGTGCAGTCTTTGGATGACATCTTTTCATCAGACAGGCTAGGCTTGTTAGATGACATTGGCAACGTGGACATACTCGGCGACAACACCCACAGCATTCGTGCCAAAAAAAGGATACTAAATACCCCTGATGATACCGCTGACAGATACCCTTGTCCTGATTTTGACAACTTTCGCCCGATATTTTTTAAGATTGAACAGCTCATCCAACAGGGCAAATACAAAATCCAAAACAGCCGTCCCACAGACTATGTCAAAAAAAATGCCGTGTTCGTGTTGCAAGGCATGCTCTGTTTCGTCGCTGACATCTATGAAGACAGCGGTCGCCAAAACAGTCTTTTTAAAGACCGCATTCGCCTAGTTTTTGCCAACGGCACCGAATCCAACATGCTGGCACGCTCGCTGGCAACCGCCCTATCCAAGCACAGACAGACCAGTCATCATGTGCTAATGACTGATGATGAGTGGCTCATGCAGTTCCCGCTGTCAGATGATGATTTGTTCAGAACCCACGATGATGCTCGCACGGGCGTGATTTATGTCGCTCGCCTGACTCAGCCTAGGGCGGAGTTCATGCGTTATTTGCATTTGCACAAAATCGGCTTTACCAAAGGCACAGGTGATGAGCGTATCAAAAACTGCTTGGATGATGAGACTTTTTTGTACAGCGACGTAGAAATCATCGCCGAATACGAGATGAGTAACGCCAATGCCCAAAAGATTGAGTTCATCTTACATTCTTTTTTTGCCGAGCAAAAGCTCAACATGAGACTGCTGGCAAAAGACGGTCGCTACTATAAGCCTAGCGAGTGGTTCAATGTGCCGATAGAGATGATTGACCGAGCCATTGATTTGATTGGGACGGGTCAGATAAACCAATATCGTTATAATGACTATCTGATGAGTATCGAGAAAAGATAGCAAAATAAAAAGCGGGGGTAGTAAAGCAACCCCCAAATCTTGCCACCTTGTATTTATCACCTTGTCATAAACACAAAAAAGGCTTAATCCTATTATACAGACTAAGCCTTTGATTTTTAAAGGATTATTTGGTGCGAACGGAGGGACTTGAACCCTCACGCCGTGAAGCACTACCCCCTCAAGATAGCGTGTCTACCAATTCCACCACGTTCGCAAGTGGTGTGC
This Moraxella sp. K1664 DNA region includes the following protein-coding sequences:
- a CDS encoding GIY-YIG nuclease family protein, yielding MREYMTAHHEQTTPSVQSLDDIFSSDRLGLLDDIGNVDILGDNTHSIRAKKRILNTPDDTADRYPCPDFDNFRPIFFKIEQLIQQGKYKIQNSRPTDYVKKNAVFVLQGMLCFVADIYEDSGRQNSLFKDRIRLVFANGTESNMLARSLATALSKHRQTSHHVLMTDDEWLMQFPLSDDDLFRTHDDARTGVIYVARLTQPRAEFMRYLHLHKIGFTKGTGDERIKNCLDDETFLYSDVEIIAEYEMSNANAQKIEFILHSFFAEQKLNMRLLAKDGRYYKPSEWFNVPIEMIDRAIDLIGTGQINQYRYNDYLMSIEKR